GGCGATGGCGGCGATGTCCTGGCGCACCGTGGTCAGGTCCTCGGCCAGGGTCGGCAGGTCGTCGAAGCCGGTGACCGCCACCTGCTCGGGGACGCGCAAGCCGTGATCCTCCAGGGCCGTCAGGCAGCCTCGGGCGAGCTCGTCGTTCTCGCAGACCAGGCCGTCATGGGCGTGCGGGTCCTGCTCCAGGCGCCGGCGCAGCCAGCGGTAGCCGGTCAGTGCCGGGTCCAGGTTGGGCGGGATGTCGATCAGCGAGGCCTCGAGGCCGGCCTCGGCGAGCGCCTGGCGGTAACCGCCCAGGCGGTGCTGGCTATGGGGGCTCTCCAGCTCGTCGCCGACGAAGGCGATGCGGCGCCGCCCTCCCTCGATCAGGTGGCGGGTGGCCAGGTAGATGCCGTGGCGATCCTCCGGCGCCACCGAGAAGCCCTCCCCGGCCAGGCCGATGCGCACGAAGGGCACGCCCCGAGACCTCATCAGCGCCGGGCGCGGGTCGTCGGCGAACTCACCGAGCAGGAGAGCGGCGCCGGCCTGCTCGGGTAGGGTCGCCGTGCGGTCATGGGCGAAGAAGATCGGCACCATGCCCTGGCGGTGCAGCGCCACGGTCAGGTGCTGATAGAGCAGGATGTAGTAGGGCCGTAGCTCGAAGTCGCGGCGCCCCAGCGAGATGCCCACCACCGCGGCCTTGCCGCTGATCAGCTGGCGGGCGGCGGCGCTGGGGCGATACTCGACGTCGCGGCTGATGGTCAGGATGCGCTCGCGCAGCGCCTCGCTGATGCCCGACTTGCCGTTGAGCGCACGGCTGACCGAGGCGATGGAGACGCCCGCCCGCCGCGCGATTTCCCGGATGTTGGCCGTCTTCGACGGATCTCTGCTCATCGCCTGCCTCATCACCGGGCGACCGGCCTCGCGCCGACCGCCATACCCTGCCGGCCACCGATTGTGCCCGAATGGACGGGGCGCTGCGACCGCGGCCCGTCCGCCGGCCCCGCGATGACGGGCCCCACGGACGGGCACGGCTCAGGCGGGCTGGCCCTGCGCCGGGGCGGCGTGCCCGGCCAGGCGCAGGCCGCCACCCCGGGCGTCGGAGTCGAAGCAGGCATCCAGCACCCGCTGCAGGGCGGCGCCGCGCGCGAAGTCGGGCTGGTCGTTGACGCCGCTGGCGATGCCGTCGATGAAGCGCCGGTAGATGCTCGGCGTCGGCGGAGCAGTGAGCGCGGTCCAGCGCGCGGGGTGCACGTCCTCGCCGAGGCACACCTGCACCCGGTCCCGGGCCGCGTCGAGATCGACGCGCAGCGCGCCGCGATCGCCGTGGACCGAGAGCGCCAGCGAGTTGTGATGGCCGGTGGCCCAGCGGGTGGCCTGGATGGTGCCCAGCGCGCCGCCGGCGAACTCCACCTGCATCAGGGCGCTGTCGTTGGCGTCGAGCCTGTACTCGCCGATGCGGTTGTCCGGGGCCTTGTCGAAGCACTTGAGCCGGCAGGTCACCGCGGCGATGTCGCCCACCGGGAAGCTGGCGAAGTCGAGGATGTGCACCCCCACGTCGCCCAGCACGCCCTTGCTGCCGTGCGCCTCGGAGAGCCGCCACAGCCACTGGCTGTCCTGGTCCCAGCGCCCCCAGGCGTCGCTCACCAGCCAGCTCTGGCGGTAGCTGGCGTCGACGTGCATCACCCGCCCCAGTCGGCCTTCGGCCACCAGCTCCCGGGCCAGCTGGATCGCCGGAGCGTCGCGATAGCTGAGGTTGACCATGTTGATCACCCCCGCCTCGCGGGCCGCCGCGGCCATCGCCTCGGCGTCGGCGGCGTTGGTGGCCAGCGGCTTCTCGCAGAGGATGTGCTTGCCGGCGGCGATGGCGGCCAGCGAGGTCGCCTTGTGCACGCCGTCCGGGGTGACGTTGCTCACCGCCTGGATGTCGTCGCGGGCCAGCATGGCCGTCAGGTCGGAATGCGCCTCGGGAATGTCGTGCGCCTCGGCGAAGGCGCGTGCCTTGTCGCCGTCCAGGTCGCAGACCGCCACCACCTCGACGCCGTCGAGGGCCCGGAAGTGCTTGGCATGCTCGCCGGCCATGCTGCCGGCGCCGATGATCGCCAATCGCATCACTTGAAGCCCTCCTCGCCGGGCTTGTGCAGCCCCTCGCCCTTCACCTCCACCGGGTTCGGCGCCTGGTCGGGCGGCACGTTGGGGCAGCTGTCGATCCACCGCGCGCCCTCGGGACGGGCCCATTTCACGCCGTTCTTGAGCACCTGGCGCACCTGGTCGTCGTAGTAGATCGGATAGGTCTCGTGGCCGGGACGGAAGTAGAAGATCTTGCCGTTGCCGCGCTTGTAGGTGAGGCCGGAGCGGAACACCTCGCCGCCCTCGAAGGCACTGATGAAGATCACCTCGTCGGGGTTGGGCACCGCGAAGGGCTCGCCGTACATCTCGGTATGCGGCAGCTCGAGATAGTCACCCAGGCCCTGGACGATGGGATGGCCGGGGTTGACCACCCACAGCCGCTCGCGCTCGCCGGCCTCGCGCCACTTCAGCGAGCAGGTGGTGCCCATCAGGCGCTTGAAGATCTTCGCGTAGTGACCGGAATGCAGCACCAGCAGGCCCATGCCCTGCAGTACCCGCGCCTGGACACGGTCGACGATCTCGTCGCGGACGTCGCCGTGGGCAGCGTGACCCCACCACAGCAGCACGTCGGTGTCGTCGAGCACCTCCTCGGTAAGGCCGTGCTCGGGGTCCTGCAGGGTGACCGACCGGGCCTCGATCTGCGGGTCCTCGTCGAGCCCGGCGGCGATGCAGGCATGCATGCCGGCGGGATAGATGCGTGCTACCACCTCGTTGGTCTGCTCGTGGACGTTCTCGCCCCAGACCGTGACCTTGATCGTCATGGGTTGGCTCCTCCTGGCGTTGCCCTTACGGGCGGTGAAGACGTCGTCGATGCCGGCGACATGGCGAAGAGTAAACGTTTACGAGCAAGTCGTAAACGTTTACTCATTGCAACCATGGTCGCATCTCGCACTGACGCGTGCACCGGCCAGCGGAGTCATCTCAATGGCCGAGTGGCGGGATCGGGTGACGGGCGGTCCGAATGGCCAGCGGCCGAGGGCGGCGGCTGCCGGGCTCGGCGGGCAGGGCCGGGCGTCAGGTGCCGGGATCCGGCGAGGCCCCCCGGGGGTTGGTGTCGCCGGCCGGGTCGGCGATGCCGGCCTCGCCCGGCTCGCGACCCGCGGCATCGCGCGAGTCGCCCCGCTCGCGGCTGCCGTCGAGGCGGCCGCCACCCATCCCTTCCATGCTGACGCTCAGGCGTGGCACGCCGAGGTCCAGGGCCTGCTCCTCCATGCGCTGCTTGAGCAGCAGGTTGAAGGCACGGGCCACGTCCCACTGCATCTCCGGCGAGGTGCGAAAGCGCATGCGCAGGATCGCGCAGCCATCCTCGAAGTGGTCGATGCCCTGCATCTCCAGCGGCGACCAGATGTGGTGGCGCATCATCGGGTCCTGGCGAAGCGCCAGGGCGGTGTCGTGCATCAGGTCGGTGGCAGCGTCGATGGGCATGTCGAAGGGGATGCGGATACGCATCAGGGCGATGCCGAACTGCCGCGACATGTTATGGATCGACTCGATGCGGCTGAAGGTGATGATGTGCACGATGCCGTCGAGGTCGCGCAGCCGCACGGTGCGCAGGGTCAGTCCCTCGACGGTGCCCGTGTGGCCGTTGATCTTGACGAAGTCGTCCACGGCCAGCGAGTCCTCGATGAGGATGAAGATGCCGGTGATCAGGTCCTGGACCAGGGTCTGGGCACCGAAGCCCACGGCCAGGCCGATCACCCCGGCACCAGCCAGCAGCGGCGTGACGTTCACGCCCAGGTTGGCCAGGCCGACGATGGCGGCGATGATCACGATGGTGGCGAAGATGATGTTGCGGATCATCGGCGTGATGGTCTGGGCCCGGGCCTGGTTGACCCGCCGGCCTCGGGATCGCGCCGAGGAGACCAGGGCCCGCTGGATCGCCGTGTCGGCGAAGATCCACGCCAGCCAGGCCAGCAGCCCGGTGAAGCCGATACCCAGCAGCGCCTGGCCGATGCGTACGCTGGCCACGCCCTGCTGGCCGAT
The Halomonas sp. M4R1S46 DNA segment above includes these coding regions:
- a CDS encoding LacI family DNA-binding transcriptional regulator, yielding MSRDPSKTANIREIARRAGVSIASVSRALNGKSGISEALRERILTISRDVEYRPSAAARQLISGKAAVVGISLGRRDFELRPYYILLYQHLTVALHRQGMVPIFFAHDRTATLPEQAGAALLLGEFADDPRPALMRSRGVPFVRIGLAGEGFSVAPEDRHGIYLATRHLIEGGRRRIAFVGDELESPHSQHRLGGYRQALAEAGLEASLIDIPPNLDPALTGYRWLRRRLEQDPHAHDGLVCENDELARGCLTALEDHGLRVPEQVAVTGFDDLPTLAEDLTTVRQDIAAIAAMSVELLGEALAGKPPRHVSMPVELVVRETG
- a CDS encoding ThuA domain-containing protein, with the translated sequence MTIKVTVWGENVHEQTNEVVARIYPAGMHACIAAGLDEDPQIEARSVTLQDPEHGLTEEVLDDTDVLLWWGHAAHGDVRDEIVDRVQARVLQGMGLLVLHSGHYAKIFKRLMGTTCSLKWREAGERERLWVVNPGHPIVQGLGDYLELPHTEMYGEPFAVPNPDEVIFISAFEGGEVFRSGLTYKRGNGKIFYFRPGHETYPIYYDDQVRQVLKNGVKWARPEGARWIDSCPNVPPDQAPNPVEVKGEGLHKPGEEGFK
- a CDS encoding Gfo/Idh/MocA family protein; translated protein: MRLAIIGAGSMAGEHAKHFRALDGVEVVAVCDLDGDKARAFAEAHDIPEAHSDLTAMLARDDIQAVSNVTPDGVHKATSLAAIAAGKHILCEKPLATNAADAEAMAAAAREAGVINMVNLSYRDAPAIQLARELVAEGRLGRVMHVDASYRQSWLVSDAWGRWDQDSQWLWRLSEAHGSKGVLGDVGVHILDFASFPVGDIAAVTCRLKCFDKAPDNRIGEYRLDANDSALMQVEFAGGALGTIQATRWATGHHNSLALSVHGDRGALRVDLDAARDRVQVCLGEDVHPARWTALTAPPTPSIYRRFIDGIASGVNDQPDFARGAALQRVLDACFDSDARGGGLRLAGHAAPAQGQPA